Proteins from a genomic interval of Amycolatopsis sp. cg13:
- a CDS encoding glutathione peroxidase: MGIRDLPLKTLSGDEATLGGPLAGKTLLVVNVASKCGLTPQYTGLERLQERYGDKGFSVVGFPCNQFAGQEPGTAEEIQTFCSTTYGVSFPLFEKIDVNGEDRHPLYASITETPDADGEAGDVQWNFEKFLISPDGKVLGRFRPRTEPEDETIVAAIEAALPA, encoded by the coding sequence ATGGGAATCCGCGACCTGCCGCTCAAGACGCTGTCCGGCGACGAGGCCACTCTCGGCGGCCCGCTGGCCGGCAAGACGCTGCTTGTAGTGAACGTGGCGTCGAAGTGCGGGTTGACGCCGCAGTACACCGGGTTGGAGCGACTGCAGGAACGCTACGGCGACAAGGGCTTCTCGGTTGTCGGGTTCCCGTGCAACCAGTTCGCCGGCCAAGAGCCAGGCACCGCGGAGGAAATCCAGACGTTCTGTTCCACCACGTACGGAGTTTCGTTCCCGCTGTTCGAGAAGATCGACGTCAACGGCGAAGACCGGCACCCGCTCTACGCGAGCATCACGGAAACGCCCGACGCGGATGGTGAAGCCGGCGACGTGCAGTGGAACTTCGAGAAGTTCCTGATCAGCCCGGACGGCAAAGTGCTCGGCCGCTTCCGCCCGCGCACGGAGCCTGAAGACGAAACGATCGTCGCGGCGATCGAAGCGGCACTGCCTGCTTGA
- a CDS encoding DegV family protein, translating into MSAHIAVVTDSTSCLPEQLAAQWRISVVQVQLHVGDQTDDEHRFDRSELIQTMKSGGAVTTSPPDPGAFFWTYQDAASAGASAIVSLHISGRLSQTVEAAREAAQQVRIPVHILDSGTASMSLGYAAVSAARVAGAGGQLERVLDAAERRVRNSTELIYVDTLEYLRRSGRIGAAQSMLGSAFAIKPLLTVRNGEVSPLARVPGTKRAMNRLVDLAAKAAGDQPVDLAVTRFGSDESEVVRKLRERVPGAGEIVVGDASTVIGAHVGPGALSITVSPSN; encoded by the coding sequence ATGTCCGCGCACATCGCCGTAGTCACCGACTCGACCTCGTGCCTGCCCGAGCAGCTCGCCGCTCAGTGGCGAATCAGTGTCGTCCAGGTCCAGCTGCACGTCGGAGACCAGACGGACGACGAGCACCGCTTCGACCGGAGCGAGCTCATCCAGACCATGAAGTCCGGCGGGGCCGTCACGACTTCGCCGCCCGATCCCGGTGCGTTTTTCTGGACCTACCAGGACGCGGCCTCAGCCGGCGCGTCCGCCATCGTGAGCCTGCACATCTCCGGACGGCTTTCGCAGACCGTCGAAGCCGCCCGCGAAGCCGCACAGCAGGTGCGGATTCCGGTGCACATCCTCGACAGCGGGACGGCCAGCATGAGTCTCGGCTACGCAGCGGTGTCCGCCGCGCGCGTCGCCGGGGCCGGCGGACAGCTCGAGCGAGTCCTGGACGCCGCGGAACGGCGAGTGCGCAACTCGACCGAACTGATCTACGTGGACACCCTGGAGTACTTGCGGCGATCGGGGCGGATCGGCGCTGCCCAGTCGATGCTCGGAAGTGCGTTCGCGATCAAGCCGCTGCTCACCGTCCGCAACGGGGAGGTGAGCCCCCTCGCCCGTGTTCCCGGCACTAAACGAGCGATGAACCGGCTCGTCGACCTGGCCGCGAAGGCCGCCGGCGACCAACCCGTGGACCTGGCGGTGACTCGCTTCGGCTCCGACGAGAGCGAGGTCGTCCGGAAGCTGCGGGAGCGCGTGCCCGGCGCGGGCGAGATCGTGGTGGGCGACGCGAGCACCGTGATAGGCGCTCACGTCGGCCCGGGTGCGCTCAGCATCACGGTGTCGCCGTCGAACTGA
- a CDS encoding 1,4-alpha-glucan branching protein domain-containing protein: MSARKSEHEGTFCLVLHSHLPWLPHHGSWPVGEEWLYQAWTHSYLPVVDLLRRFAAEGRRDVLTLGMTPVLAAQLDDPYAIRACHDWVGHWQLRTQHASTLWHGDPLLRNLAAAEHQAAMHATEELETRWRHGFSPILRSLVDSDTIELLGGPLAHPFQPLLDQRVRRFALQAGLEDTALRIGRAQEGIWAPECGYAPGMEQDYHDAGVRRFLVDGPSLHGDTSAAHPVGDSDVVCFGRDLEVTYRVWSPKAGYPGHAAYRDFHTWAHEVGLKASRVTGKTVEPQDKSPYDPALAADVLGSHVKDFVETVVARLRSLREQHGRESLVVAAYDTELFGHWWHEGPAWLEGILRALPEAGVRVTTLRGALEAGHLGEPVQLPASSWGSGKDWRVWDGEQVADMVQDNTALQTRLLDLADKQDGTTRDAVADQAVAEAMMALSSDWAFMVTKDSAADYARRRARVHTERFDALAGLIRSGDRARALALAEEYRRADGPFGHLDARALRRPSA, from the coding sequence GTGAGCGCCCGGAAGTCCGAGCACGAAGGCACGTTCTGCCTCGTCCTGCACAGCCACCTGCCGTGGCTGCCGCACCATGGCAGCTGGCCGGTCGGCGAGGAATGGCTGTACCAGGCGTGGACGCATTCGTACCTGCCGGTCGTCGACCTGCTGCGCCGTTTCGCCGCTGAGGGGCGACGCGACGTCTTGACGCTCGGCATGACGCCAGTCCTCGCCGCCCAGCTTGATGATCCGTACGCCATCCGCGCCTGCCACGACTGGGTCGGCCATTGGCAGCTGCGCACGCAGCACGCATCGACGCTCTGGCACGGCGATCCGTTGCTGCGCAACCTCGCCGCCGCCGAGCACCAAGCCGCGATGCACGCCACCGAGGAGCTGGAAACGCGCTGGCGGCACGGTTTCTCGCCGATCCTGCGGTCGCTTGTGGACAGCGACACGATCGAACTGCTCGGCGGACCGCTTGCGCATCCGTTCCAGCCGTTGCTGGACCAGCGGGTGCGACGGTTCGCCCTCCAGGCGGGGTTGGAGGACACCGCGCTGCGCATTGGCCGCGCACAAGAGGGTATTTGGGCACCTGAATGTGGTTATGCACCGGGAATGGAACAAGATTATCACGACGCCGGTGTGCGACGCTTCCTCGTCGACGGCCCTTCACTCCATGGTGACACCTCGGCCGCGCATCCCGTCGGAGACTCCGACGTCGTCTGCTTCGGCCGCGATCTCGAAGTCACGTACCGGGTTTGGTCGCCGAAAGCAGGCTATCCAGGCCATGCGGCGTACCGGGATTTCCACACCTGGGCACACGAAGTCGGACTGAAAGCCTCACGCGTCACCGGAAAAACTGTTGAGCCACAAGATAAATCCCCGTATGACCCTGCGCTCGCCGCGGACGTTCTGGGTTCTCACGTCAAGGATTTCGTCGAAACAGTCGTCGCACGGCTGCGATCCCTCCGTGAGCAACACGGCCGAGAATCGCTAGTGGTTGCCGCCTACGACACGGAGCTCTTCGGGCACTGGTGGCACGAGGGTCCCGCGTGGCTCGAAGGAATCTTGCGCGCGCTGCCCGAAGCAGGCGTCCGCGTGACCACGCTGCGCGGCGCGCTCGAGGCTGGCCACCTGGGCGAGCCGGTCCAACTGCCCGCGTCCTCGTGGGGCTCTGGCAAGGACTGGCGAGTCTGGGACGGCGAACAGGTCGCGGACATGGTGCAGGACAACACCGCGCTGCAGACCCGGCTCCTCGACTTGGCCGACAAGCAGGATGGGACCACTCGCGACGCCGTTGCCGATCAGGCCGTCGCCGAGGCGATGATGGCGCTGTCCAGCGACTGGGCATTCATGGTCACCAAAGACTCCGCCGCCGACTACGCTCGCCGGCGCGCCCGCGTGCACACCGAACGATTCGATGCCCTGGCAGGGTTGATCCGCAGCGGGGATCGAGCTCGCGCGCTTGCCCTGGCCGAGGAATACCGCCGGGCCGACGGCCCGTTCGGACATCTGGACGCGCGCGCCCTGCGCCGTCCTTCCGCGTGA
- a CDS encoding methyltransferase domain-containing protein: MTNAATRAEALHLTGERTVPGIPEENYWFRRHEAAYLALLPHCADATVLEAGCGEGYGAGLIAQHARRVLALDYDVPTTEHVASRYPDVAVARANLAYLPLRDGAVDVVANFQVIEHLWDQGGFLAECFRVLRPGGKLLVTTPNRLTFTPDSDTPLNPFHTRELAPSELDGLLRAAGFTVAALNGLHHAETLRTTETRYGASIIDAQLDVVMGSLPGQATWPADLLADVAAIRADDFSVHDDDLDASLDLVAVAVRP, from the coding sequence GTGACCAACGCAGCCACCCGGGCCGAGGCACTGCACCTCACCGGCGAACGAACCGTCCCCGGCATCCCCGAGGAGAATTACTGGTTCCGCCGCCATGAAGCCGCATACCTCGCCCTCCTCCCCCACTGCGCCGACGCGACAGTGCTCGAAGCCGGCTGCGGCGAGGGCTACGGGGCCGGGCTTATCGCCCAGCACGCCCGCCGAGTGCTCGCGCTGGATTACGACGTGCCGACCACCGAGCACGTCGCAAGCCGGTATCCGGATGTCGCCGTCGCGCGGGCAAACCTGGCATACCTCCCGCTGCGGGACGGCGCCGTCGACGTGGTGGCGAACTTCCAGGTGATCGAGCACCTGTGGGACCAGGGCGGTTTCCTCGCCGAATGCTTCCGCGTCCTGCGCCCGGGCGGGAAACTGCTGGTCACGACCCCGAACCGGCTCACTTTCACTCCGGACAGCGACACCCCGCTCAACCCGTTCCACACGCGCGAACTGGCACCGTCCGAATTGGACGGGCTGCTGCGCGCGGCCGGGTTCACCGTCGCGGCGCTGAACGGGCTGCACCACGCGGAAACCCTGCGTACCACCGAAACCCGCTACGGCGCCTCCATCATCGACGCCCAGCTGGACGTCGTAATGGGCTCCCTTCCCGGACAGGCCACCTGGCCCGCGGACCTCCTCGCGGACGTCGCGGCGATCCGGGCCGACGACTTCTCCGTGCACGACGACGACCTCGACGCGAGCCTCGATCTGGTGGCCGTGGCGGTGCGCCCGTGA
- a CDS encoding electron transfer flavoprotein subunit beta gives MTNIVVLVKQVPDTYSERKLSGSDNTLDRESADAVLDEINEKAVEEALKIKEAGEGEVTVISVGPDRATDAIRKALSMGADKAIHVSDEALHGSDAIATAKVIAAAVGKVEGFDLILAGNEASDGRGAAVPAILAELLGVPQLTYVRQLTVEGSSVKADRETEDGITHLEANLPALVSVSEKINEPRYPSFKGIMAAKKKPVETLTIADLGIDAGEVGLANAWSTVVEASPKPPRTAGEKVEDEGDGGSKVAEYLVAQKLI, from the coding sequence ATGACGAACATCGTTGTCCTGGTCAAGCAGGTACCGGACACCTACTCGGAGCGGAAGCTCTCCGGTTCCGACAACACCCTTGACCGCGAATCCGCCGACGCCGTGCTCGACGAGATCAACGAGAAGGCCGTCGAAGAGGCCCTCAAGATCAAGGAAGCCGGCGAGGGCGAGGTCACCGTGATCTCGGTCGGCCCGGACCGCGCCACCGACGCGATCCGCAAGGCGCTCTCCATGGGCGCCGACAAAGCCATCCACGTGTCCGACGAGGCACTGCACGGCTCCGACGCCATCGCCACCGCGAAGGTCATCGCCGCCGCCGTCGGCAAGGTCGAGGGCTTCGACCTGATCCTGGCCGGCAACGAGGCGTCCGACGGCCGCGGTGCCGCCGTGCCCGCGATCCTCGCCGAGCTGCTCGGCGTGCCGCAGCTGACCTACGTGCGTCAGCTGACCGTCGAGGGCTCCTCCGTGAAGGCCGACCGCGAGACGGAAGACGGCATCACCCACCTCGAGGCGAACCTGCCTGCGCTGGTGAGCGTGAGCGAGAAGATCAACGAGCCGCGCTACCCGTCGTTCAAGGGCATCATGGCCGCGAAGAAGAAGCCGGTCGAGACGCTGACCATCGCCGACCTCGGCATCGACGCGGGCGAGGTCGGTCTCGCCAACGCGTGGTCGACGGTCGTCGAGGCCTCGCCGAAGCCGCCGCGCACCGCGGGCGAGAAGGTCGAGGACGAGGGCGACGGCGGCTCGAAGGTCGCTGAGTACCTGGTCGCGCAGAAGCTCATCTGA
- a CDS encoding glycoside hydrolase family 2 protein — translation MTPTEPEWQRADPPLTTPWTDRVDPAAVLPEYPRPQLSRPEWLSLNGIWEYAGWPASSAAPRPIGYSERILVPFAPESALSGIGRRDEVLWYRRLFEIPESWSGRRVLLHFGAVDQKAEVRVNNQTVVTHEGGYTSFSADITDALRASGPQEITVRAEDRTDIEPYPIGKQRNEPGGICYTPTSGIWQTVWVEPVPNERISALEVTSDLSGVSVFPQVTGGTQVELIVSPQNGDEAARVRGTAGVRLRANLPEPHPWSPDDPFLYDITVRLLDAHGDALDEVASYCGLRTVEILPDVDGRPRIALNGRITFLHGPLDQGYWPDGGYTAPTDEALRFDLEKTKELGFNLVRKHVKVEPARWYYWADRLGLAVWQDMPSLIVSFAGPPGHAPDPLPEGQRRFEAELREMVAQLSNVTSIVAWVPFNEGWGEFDTARMAALVKDLDPTRLVIANSGVNCCFSRPDTGAGDIYDDHTYVGPGEPHEGDHRALADGEYGGLGLVLEDHIWPGPPNAYEMTTDSAHLTRRYAEVSERLEGLVSERGLSGAIYTQTTDVENEVNGLLTYDRRVQKLDFADAANHNRAVIARGSYPEVKTAAELADEAPDSR, via the coding sequence ATGACTCCAACAGAGCCCGAATGGCAGCGCGCGGATCCGCCGCTGACCACACCGTGGACCGACCGAGTCGACCCGGCCGCGGTGCTGCCCGAGTACCCGCGTCCTCAGCTGAGCCGGCCGGAATGGCTGAGCCTCAACGGCATCTGGGAGTACGCAGGCTGGCCTGCCTCGTCCGCGGCGCCGCGACCCATCGGCTACAGCGAGCGCATCCTGGTTCCCTTCGCGCCGGAATCCGCGCTCTCCGGAATCGGCCGACGCGACGAAGTGCTGTGGTACCGGCGGTTGTTCGAGATCCCGGAAAGCTGGAGCGGGCGACGGGTGTTGCTGCATTTCGGTGCAGTCGACCAGAAAGCCGAAGTGCGGGTCAACAACCAGACGGTGGTCACCCATGAGGGCGGATACACGTCGTTCTCAGCGGACATCACGGACGCGCTCCGTGCATCAGGACCGCAGGAAATTACCGTTCGCGCAGAGGACCGTACGGACATCGAGCCGTACCCGATCGGCAAGCAGCGCAACGAACCTGGCGGTATCTGCTACACGCCGACGTCGGGAATCTGGCAGACCGTGTGGGTCGAGCCGGTGCCGAACGAGCGCATTTCCGCCCTCGAAGTCACCTCGGACCTGTCTGGTGTCTCGGTGTTCCCGCAGGTCACTGGCGGTACACAAGTGGAGTTGATCGTTTCGCCGCAAAACGGCGACGAGGCGGCGCGCGTTCGAGGCACCGCGGGCGTACGGCTGCGAGCCAACCTTCCAGAACCTCATCCGTGGTCTCCGGACGATCCGTTTCTCTACGACATCACCGTCCGGCTTCTGGATGCGCACGGTGATGCCCTGGACGAGGTCGCCAGTTATTGCGGCCTGCGAACGGTAGAAATCCTCCCGGATGTCGACGGACGGCCACGGATCGCGTTGAACGGCCGGATCACCTTCCTGCACGGACCACTCGACCAGGGCTACTGGCCGGACGGCGGTTACACGGCTCCGACAGACGAGGCGCTCAGGTTCGATCTCGAGAAGACGAAGGAACTCGGGTTCAATCTGGTCCGCAAGCACGTCAAGGTCGAGCCCGCGCGCTGGTACTACTGGGCGGACCGGCTGGGTTTGGCTGTCTGGCAGGACATGCCGTCGCTGATCGTCTCGTTCGCGGGCCCGCCCGGGCACGCGCCGGATCCGTTGCCCGAAGGACAACGGCGATTCGAGGCCGAGCTGCGGGAAATGGTCGCGCAGCTGAGCAATGTCACGTCGATCGTCGCCTGGGTGCCTTTCAACGAAGGCTGGGGAGAATTCGATACGGCCCGGATGGCGGCGCTCGTGAAGGACCTCGACCCGACCCGGCTGGTGATCGCCAACAGCGGCGTGAACTGTTGCTTCTCCCGCCCGGACACCGGGGCCGGCGACATCTACGACGACCACACGTATGTCGGGCCGGGGGAGCCGCACGAGGGGGACCATCGCGCATTAGCGGACGGCGAATACGGCGGCCTGGGCCTGGTCCTCGAAGACCACATTTGGCCAGGTCCGCCCAATGCCTACGAAATGACGACTGATTCGGCACACCTCACTCGCCGGTACGCGGAGGTGAGCGAACGCCTCGAAGGGTTGGTTTCCGAGCGGGGATTGTCCGGCGCGATCTACACTCAGACCACTGATGTAGAGAACGAAGTGAACGGCCTTCTCACCTACGACCGCCGAGTGCAGAAGCTCGACTTCGCCGACGCCGCGAACCACAACCGAGCGGTGATCGCGCGTGGTTCGTACCCAGAGGTGAAGACCGCTGCCGAGTTGGCTGACGAGGCTCCGGACAGCCGTTGA